The genomic segment TCAATTTGCACTACACGAGTGATCGCTGGAATTGGGGTACCTCAAATTACAGCCATTATGAATTGTGCTGAGGAAGCAAGTAAGTATGGAATTCCGATCATTGGTGACGGTGGAATTAAATTTTCGGGAGATATTGTCAAGGCTTTAGCAGCAGGCGCCAACACCGTGATGATCGGTAGCCTCTTTGCTGGAACGGAAGAAAGCCCTGGTGATACAGAAATTTATCAAGGCCGTAGTTTCAAAGTTTATCGAGGTATGGGTTCGATTTCAGCGATGAAGGCTGGAAGCCGTGATCGCTACTTCCAGGAGAAAGATCAAAAACTCGTTCCTGAAGGAATTGAGGGGAGAGTTCCTTACAAAGGTTCTTTAGCAGATACGGTTTATCAGATGTTGGGCGGGTTACGTGCTGGCATGGGTTACTGCGGAGCGAAAAACCTTGAAGCGTTAAGAAAGGATAGTCGTTTTATCCGGATGACAGCAGCCGGACTTAGAGAAAGTCATCCCCATGATGTAACGATTACTAAAGAATCACCGAACTATAGTCTCTAAGAATAGGGAGGTTAATGATTTTGAATCAAGGTGCCTCTCAAGAGCCTGTTCGAACTCTAAAATCCTGGTATTTCGGTTTATTTATGTTTGCCTTCTATCTTTTTTGGGGTGGATATTTTACCGATCTATCGGTTGCGTCACAGATCGTATTTAACTTTGCTGTATTTTACCCGGCAGGGTTTCTAGCAGGATACTTTAGTAAGCGCAGTCGATTACGGGATGTTTTTCTTTCAGGATTTTTATTCAATTCCCTGACCTATGGATTGGCTTTTGCTGGAGGACAGACAGTGAAGCTCGGGTATGTTGGCGTAGATTTTATCACTATGATTTTGTGGATCTATATTGGAATTTTCGTAGGAAAACGAACAGCGAATTAGCATAAAAAACCCTTTTTTCCAGAAGGAAAAATATGGATTCTGGCGAATTATTTAACAGAGTCTAATATCTATATACTGGAAAAGGGGGTTTTTCTATGGCTGAAATCTCCAGGCGCGAGCGAAAAAAGCAGGAAACGTATGAACGTCTTTACAGCACAGCCCTTTACCTCTTTCAAACTCAAGGTTATGAAACAACCTCAATCGAACAGATTACTCAACGTGCGGATGTCGGTAAGGGTACGTTCTATAATTATTTTGACTCGAAGGAAGCAGTTGCCTTAGAATTTTCGCGTCGCCGTTATCAAGACTTAATCCTGAAAGGACGACTTTCCCAAAGTAATACCATTCGAGAACGTTTATCCAGCTTATTAGAAGCTTGGGCTGATTTTATGGTTCATGAGCGAGAAATGGCCTGGGTTACCATTAAACAGCGGGATTATGCAGAACTAGATAAAGGACTTCATTATGGAATAATGGGGGTAATCACGCTCGGACAACGGGGAGGGGAACTTTCGGATCGCTTTGATCCGTGTTTTTTAGCAGAAAGCTTAGAAGGCATGGCCTTACAGCATTTTATTCATTGGCATGTTACGCAGGAAGGAAATTTAAAAGAGGAAATGGAGAGAACCATTAGCCTCTTTTTTGAGGGACTGTTCGAGCATAAAATGAAGGCCTAACATAAAAAATATTTCTACATTCTTTGGATTGTGATATATTTATGAAGTAAAAAATTTGTGGAGGGTTAAAAAAGTGACCATTTTTCAAGCCATAATATTAGGAATTGTGCAAGGCTTAGGAGAGTTTTTGCCTATTTCCAGTTCTGCACATCTCGTTTTAATTCCCTGGTTATTTGGATGGAAGGATATGGGGCTCGCCTTTGATGTTGCTTTACATATGGGGACACTTCTTGCGGTTGTTCTTTATTTTTGGAAGGACTGGATAGGTCTATTAAAAGGAGCACTGAGTCGCAAACCTTCGAACGAAAAACGTTTATTTTGGTATTTGGTTATTGCTACAGTTCCTGGTGCGCTTATAGGATTTATTTTAGAGGACAAAGCGGCTACTGTTTTTCGATCTCCTCTTTTAATAGGAATTATGCTTATCATACTCGGCATAGTCCTGTATTGGGCAGATAATACGCGTCAATTACGAACGTTGGAAACGATGACCTTGATGGATGCAATATTGATTGGTTTATCACAGTCGCTGGCGATCATACCCGGTGTTTCTAGAGCAGGAAGTACAATGACAACGGCACGGCTGCTTTCCCTGACACGGGAAGACGCTGCTCGATTCTCATTTTTAATGTCCACGCCTATTATCATGGGAGCAGGTCTCCTCAGTGTTCGTCATCTTCAACCGTCAGATATTAATCTGGCCTTTGCTATCGGGATAATTACAGCTTTTATTGTAGGGCTATTCAGTATTTCGTTTTTACTCAGATATTTAAAAACAAGTAATTTTAAAATTTTCGTGGGATATCGTTTTTTTATCGGACTTGGTGTTATTCTCGTATTCTTTTTTAGATAGAGATTAAGTGATGTATAGTGTGAACTATACATTTCCTTTTTTATGGCCAAAATCAAACTTCGAATTTATAAATTTTATAATTCTGAGAATTCAGAAACTAAGGGGCAGGATTTCGGAAGTATAACTCGAACCTTCTATTAGAGATAGAGATAGAGATAATCATAGGGGGAAGTTTGATGGAGTATGAGGCTCAACTGGAAAAGATTCTGGAATGGGTAGGCCCAAGATTGATAAGTTGTCCGGTGCGTGATGGTGTGTCTTTTTATCAAAATACAGATAAGATATTCAAAATCCGCCGAAGACGTAAAGGCTGGTATCTTGAATTTTCAGTCCCTGTTCCAGCGTGCCCTGATCTCAAAGTATTGTCATCTGAAGAAGTGGTTGTCCGAAAACTCGGGAGGACGCGCTGGATTTATCGGGGGACATCTGATGAGGACGTTCGACAACTAGTGGTAGCTGCCATGGCGAGCATATCCCAACCGCGTGCTGTTGAACCTGCGATGATGCGAGATATGAGAATTGTTACCGAATTTACGTGTCCTTGTTTAAAGAAGATGGAGAAGCTACAAAACGCGTCCAATCTGCCTCAAGAAATATCTCAACAATTAAAAGAAGCATGTGATCTCTTACGTAGCGAACGCTATAATGACTTCATCCCTAGAATAGCGCAAGCCCTACAGAACATAACTTCACATATGCTTCATGAAAATGGAATAGAACCCTCAGGAGATTTGAGGAATCAACTTGATTCGCTAATAGAACGTGGAATAATTTCATCCGTACTTAAAGATGAGGTGGCGGAGCTCTTCAGGACTAATATTCTGGAACGGCATTTTGAAGATCAAATGCGGGCGTACCCGTTAGCCCTAATGCTTGTTTCATTTACAAGCAAATTAATAAATGTTGAAAAATTAGTAAATCATTGGAGCTAGTTATACCCCCCTTAGTCATCTCATAAGGTGACTAAGGGGGGGTTTTAATGAATCGCAGAACACCGCGTGATTATGGATTATGGATGGGAGAACTACCTACAGGCAGGCAGAATGATATTTGTGACGTGCCTGGTGTGATGGTCGGGAATGTATCGATTATTAGAGGAGAGGGAGCTTTGATTCCCGGAAGAGGTCCAGTTCGTACTGGCGTAACTGCTATTCACCCGCACACTGGGAATCTGTATCGAAACCCATGTTGGGCAGGAATCTCTGTTTTTAACGGTTTTGGCAAATCAGTTGGAATCCCTTTTATTCAGGAAACTGGAATTCTCAGCTCTCCAATCCTTTTGACAAATACTTTGAGCGTAAGTGACGTTGCTCAAGGTTTATTAACGTATCTCTTAAACCAAAACCCTGAAATCGGTAATGATGCCCGAACTCCAAATCTTGTCGTTTTTGAGTGTGATGATTCGTATTTGAATGATATTCAAGGTCGGCATGTTAAGCCTGCTGATGCCATTTTGGCCTTAACGCGGGCGAAAAATGAGCGTGTTCCCCAGGGTAATGTTGGGGCAGGGACAGGAATGTCCTTATTTCAGCTTAAGGGGGGAATTGGAAGCTCTTCTCGCCTTCTGCGAGCAAAGGATAAAAACTATGTTTTAGGGATGCTTGCTTTGGCGAATTTTGGTTTGCTGAAGGATTTGCTCATCAACGGGAGACCTATCGGCCAGTTGTTATCCGTTGGAGCAGAAGGGTATTGCCCTGGCTCTTTAATTCTTATTGGAATGACGAATGCACCTATATCACGATGGCAACTGACAAGGCTTGCTGAAAAGGCTTTTTTAGGATTGGGGCGTACTGGAGGGCTCTCACGTATCGGCAGTGGAGAATTCTGCCTAATGGTGAGTACCCAAGGTTTAGGATATGAAGATGAAATTTCTGACTGGGAAATGGATGACTTTTATCAAGCGGTTGTTGAAACTTCAGCCGAAAGTATTTGGAATGCACTTTTTCAGGCGCAGACCATGGAAGGCAGAGATAAGAGAATTCGTTATGCTGTACCCATTAAGGAAGTTCTCCAGATACTAAAAATGTAATATAAAGTCACGATTGTGGAGATTCCCTTGATAGTACCTATTTTTCACAAAAACGCTCTTCTGGATCAGAAAGAGAAAATTTGGTTTCAATTGTCTTAAGACGTGGATGGTGGTTCCGAGTTTAAAATTCCATATTACTTGCGTTTAAAAAAGCGTCGGGCAAACCTCCTCGCTTTTTCTCACTGCTTGTGTCATTTTGTACGACGTTAATGCGTAGATATGTAATGTGACAAAAGCTAAGGGAGGATCATTGTGGAGAAATGGCAAGCAGTTTGGGAAGCTCATCCTGATTTCTTCATTGCAAGAAATTTTCAGGAGTGCCCTAGTGACAAGAAAAAAGACTGGCGACTTCCAAACCAGTTTGATTATTTTTTAGGAGGAGAGACTTCGCTACGAGTGGGAATTATTGCGAGTTCAAAGATTCCAAAGGAAGAGGATTTTCTACTTGCAGGAATGTTGTGGGGAAGCCGTTTGAGTAATGGGGCAAAGACAGTCATCTATTTTATTGCCCCTGATTTTTCTCTTTTTTTTCTACAAACTTTAACATTGCTTGGAGGAGTTTTGAATGCTCGCGCCGCTTATTGGCGTGAGAAATTAACACCTAGCCTTTATCTTATACCAGAAAATGCAAATCAAAAGAATACTCATATTTCTCTAGGGGAAGAGCGTCTTGATTGGAACAGATGGCGTCAGGAACTTAACCCTGTAGCCCAATATCAGCTCGATGTGGTCAAAGCATATGTTGATCAATTGCTTAAACGTCAAGTCAGAGTGGATATCAAATCCCTGAGTATTAGCTTCTTGTGGGGAAATCTCGAAATAGCTGAGATTCGGCGCAAAGGGAAAAAGTTCGAAATCATGACCAAAACAAAGTGGGAACGTGATTCAGCGCTCAACAAACAATGGCAACGTTCGGGCTGGGTTGATGTTTCGGGAGTATTAAACTTAGAATTCCGTCAGGTGATTACAAGTATTCTGGACCACTTGGAGGAAAAAGAAAAGAGAGGGGATCTTAAGCCTAAAGAAATCCTTTCTCACTATTTACATCATGGCAGCGGGATTATTAGCACACTCTGGGGTAGTCCTTGGGAATGGCCATGGCTACCTAAAGAACGGAGTGAGAATTGGGTTCATGAATTAGGGCAATGGTACTATTTTCAGGGAGATGGACAGTTAAGCGTCGTTTGTCCGATTCTTGACAAGCCCATGGCTTTTGCGAGCCATTCCCTCCTTTTAAGCAGTGTCTTGAAAAATAGTGATCTGCTTTGCTCGTGCAAGCTAAAACCTTCTAAACTTTTATGGGATGGGAGGATTATTTGGTTAACGACAACGAGTATGGAAGAAGACCTACGCCTATTTCAATCTTGGCTAAAGAATCCAGAGCAATTTCAAATCTGGACATTATCGGATCATTGGCAAACGAAAGGATTGGATGAAATAAACTGTCGTAGCCAAGTCAACGCTTCACTGATAGAATTTTAGAGTCTTTAAACGAGGGGCTGTTGTACATGTGAAACACTCGGTTCACAGTGCAACAGCTCTTTGTAGCTTAAGGACAAAACGCTTTGCCCGCTTGTCATGGCACCCCAATTTTTAATTGAAAGTTTTAAAGCAGCAATGGTATAAAACACCGATTTAATGTATAATTATACGACAGGACATGGAGGAGTGATAGTCATGGAAATTAGAACAGCTAAACTAACAGATGTGGAGCAAATCCAAAAGTTAATCAATGGTTTTGCAGAAGAAGGCTTAATGCTTGCGCGTTCACGTCACATGCTGTGTGAACATATTCGTGAATTTAAGGTCTATGAGGATGATGGAGAGATTAAGGGTGTTGGTTCACTTCATATTCTTTGGGATGATTTGGCTGAGATAAGAGCTTTAGCTATTGATAAGAATTATCAGAGAAAGGGGTTAGGGCGAATGATCGTCGAGTCCCTTCTGCAGGAAGCGAAAGAGCTTGGTGTACCTAAAGCCTTTACGTTAACTTATCAGCCGGAATTCTTTGCCCGTTTAGGATTTCAGAGTGTGAATAAAGATGAATTGCCACAAAAAGTTTGGCAAGAATGTCTTTATTGTATCAAATTCCCGAACTGCGATGAAAATGCGTTACTCATTGATGTAAATAAAAAAGACGGTGAATTAACACCGCCAGGTAAAACCGTATTTTAATTGAGTCCTTATGCAATAGTAGCGCGAGTATTTTTTCTTAGCACTTGAACGGAACGACGTCTCTGTGACGCTGTCTTTGTCTTTAAAATAGTTTGGAGAAACTGCCACTGTAGTTCTAAGTAAGCGTTACCCAAATCATGTTCACTTGTTCCATGGGATAAGAGATAATCTCGAGAGGAATCTTCAAATTCGCGAATAAACTTTAATACCTCTTCATTAGATGACAGCATTTAACATTCCTCCATCCAAATCGGTTATATTTAAACTTGCTGATATATTCTGTAATTATTTAGCTTGTTTTTATTATATGCAATTCTATTTGTGAAATGTGTTGTAAAAGGAAGAAGTAGACTTGTGAAACCTAGAAAAGAATGGAGAACTAATGTGATTTTGTGTAGCTTTTTGAAGAATAGCTATGAGATAGGCTAATTTTCCTCCAGAGAGAGAGATCAAATAATCGTAAATTACCTGCCCATATATGTTTTTTAGCTAGCTGATGATCCTTAAGCTGGAGGAAGCAATCCGCCAGAGAATGGTGTAAATTGGCTTTATAACTTAAGGATAAGAGAATTTGAGTGAACCAAGATGCACCATTACGAGGAAATCCCGTTTGCTGTGATAGGCGCAGACTCCGCTCGTAAATTTTTACAGCTTCTGTATAGCGTTCAAGATGCTGTAGCACATGGCCTTGTATTAGAAGGAGTAAAGGATCAGCAAGTGTATAAGGATTATCGCGAAGAACTGACAATGCTTGGCGAGGACGACTTTCCCGAAGAAGAATGTCGGCAAGGGTGGCACAAAGCAAAGGGTCCTGTGATGGTAAATAGTTCTGAAGTAGATGAATAGCCTGTTCAGTTTCATGTAAATAAAAATAGAGTTGGCTGGCAAAACGTGAGATAGCTAGAGTGCTGGTATTTTGAGTGATTTCTCGGGCCATACGTTGTGCTGTAAGCTTTTTATCAGGTGGGGGGAAATCTTTTTTTCTCATCATTGCAAGATAGGAAAGCAAGGTACAGATGGAAAAAAGACATAGTCCAGGAATAACACCAAATCTCCAAAGTGTTAGCCCTCCTAAGATTATGGAGAAACTCCATAAGAGA from the Desulfitobacterium metallireducens DSM 15288 genome contains:
- a CDS encoding TetR/AcrR family transcriptional regulator; its protein translation is MAEISRRERKKQETYERLYSTALYLFQTQGYETTSIEQITQRADVGKGTFYNYFDSKEAVALEFSRRRYQDLILKGRLSQSNTIRERLSSLLEAWADFMVHEREMAWVTIKQRDYAELDKGLHYGIMGVITLGQRGGELSDRFDPCFLAESLEGMALQHFIHWHVTQEGNLKEEMERTISLFFEGLFEHKMKA
- the uppP gene encoding undecaprenyl-diphosphatase UppP; protein product: MTIFQAIILGIVQGLGEFLPISSSAHLVLIPWLFGWKDMGLAFDVALHMGTLLAVVLYFWKDWIGLLKGALSRKPSNEKRLFWYLVIATVPGALIGFILEDKAATVFRSPLLIGIMLIILGIVLYWADNTRQLRTLETMTLMDAILIGLSQSLAIIPGVSRAGSTMTTARLLSLTREDAARFSFLMSTPIIMGAGLLSVRHLQPSDINLAFAIGIITAFIVGLFSISFLLRYLKTSNFKIFVGYRFFIGLGVILVFFFR
- a CDS encoding P1 family peptidase, translating into MNRRTPRDYGLWMGELPTGRQNDICDVPGVMVGNVSIIRGEGALIPGRGPVRTGVTAIHPHTGNLYRNPCWAGISVFNGFGKSVGIPFIQETGILSSPILLTNTLSVSDVAQGLLTYLLNQNPEIGNDARTPNLVVFECDDSYLNDIQGRHVKPADAILALTRAKNERVPQGNVGAGTGMSLFQLKGGIGSSSRLLRAKDKNYVLGMLALANFGLLKDLLINGRPIGQLLSVGAEGYCPGSLILIGMTNAPISRWQLTRLAEKAFLGLGRTGGLSRIGSGEFCLMVSTQGLGYEDEISDWEMDDFYQAVVETSAESIWNALFQAQTMEGRDKRIRYAVPIKEVLQILKM
- a CDS encoding N-acetyltransferase, giving the protein MEIRTAKLTDVEQIQKLINGFAEEGLMLARSRHMLCEHIREFKVYEDDGEIKGVGSLHILWDDLAEIRALAIDKNYQRKGLGRMIVESLLQEAKELGVPKAFTLTYQPEFFARLGFQSVNKDELPQKVWQECLYCIKFPNCDENALLIDVNKKDGELTPPGKTVF
- a CDS encoding tetratricopeptide repeat protein, with protein sequence MNHIQYDREILFVYKFYFFLLLWSFSIILGGLTLWRFGVIPGLCLFSICTLLSYLAMMRKKDFPPPDKKLTAQRMAREITQNTSTLAISRFASQLYFYLHETEQAIHLLQNYLPSQDPLLCATLADILLRESRPRQALSVLRDNPYTLADPLLLLIQGHVLQHLERYTEAVKIYERSLRLSQQTGFPRNGASWFTQILLSLSYKANLHHSLADCFLQLKDHQLAKKHIWAGNLRLFDLSLWRKISLSHSYSSKSYTKSH